A single genomic interval of Arthrobacter sp. NicSoilB8 harbors:
- the rpmH gene encoding 50S ribosomal protein L34 — MSKRTFQPNNRRRAKKHGFRLRMRTRAGRAILAARRGKGRTELSA, encoded by the coding sequence GTGAGCAAGCGGACTTTTCAGCCGAATAACCGCCGTCGAGCCAAGAAGCACGGCTTCCGCCTTCGTATGCGTACCCGTGCCGGCCGTGCCATCCTGGCAGCCCGTCGTGGCAAGGGCCGCACCGAACTGTCGGCCTAA